From Salmo salar chromosome ssa04, Ssal_v3.1, whole genome shotgun sequence, one genomic window encodes:
- the LOC106603057 gene encoding lipocalin → MTTMLLSALGALLCSLAVTAEVMPQGDFNLQGVAGKWYVIGFATNAQWFVKHRADMKMGTTILTPTADGDLHIAYTSRNADGSCWRMNHLAKKTNLAGKFIYNSERWSNENDMRVVDVKYDEYALIHTKTKGVSAVLTNLYARGTNLSPDLLQKFRQFSLDTGILPENIAIFPKNDECPAA, encoded by the exons ATGACGACCATGCTGCTGAGCGCACTAGGAGCACTGCTCTGCTCCTTGGCTGTCACCGCTGAGGTCATGCCCCAAGGAGACTTCAATCTAcagggg GTGGCAGGAAAGTGGTACGTGATTGGATTTGCCACTAATGCCCAGTGGTTCGTCAAACACAGGGCCGACATGAAGATGGGCACCACCATTCTGACACCAACTGCCGATGGAGACCTGCATATTGCATACACTAGCcggaa CGCTGATGGCTCCTGCTGGAGAATGAACCACCTGGCCAAGAAGACAAACCTTGCTGGGAAATTCATCTACAATAGCGAGC GCTGGAGTAATGAAAATGACATGCGTGTCGTTGACGTTAAGTATGACGAGTATGCTCTTATTCACACCAAGACCAAGGGTGTTTCAGCTGTGCTCACCAACCTGTATG CCCGTGGGACAAACCTGAGCCCTGACCTGCTGCAGAAGTTTAGGCAGTTCTCTCTGGACACTGGCATTCTGCCTGAAAACATCGCTATCTTCCCCAAAAACG ATGAGTGTCCCGCTGCGTAA